Genomic window (Mycosarcoma maydis chromosome 5, whole genome shotgun sequence):
CGCTACAACAACGATGACCGTTCCGTACTGCGCATTGACGCcgacgatgtcgagcgcTTCTACGACGCGCTCCGCAAGTGGAACCAGATCCTCACCAATCCAGAAGGTGAGTACTGGGTCCAGCTCAAACCCGGATCCGCACTCATCTTCGACAACCACCGTGTTCTCCATGGCCGATCCGCCTTCGTCGGTAACCGAAGACTCTGTGGCGCCTACATCAACCACGACGATTACCGAAGCTCCCTCGCCGTCCTCCGCTCACAATTCGCTGAAAATCATGCCCCCAGAGGCGTCTGGGACGACGGCCTCTAATATCCTCGCTCCCTCCCTCCCCTGCATCTCCTCACACAACCCACATTCCTTCGTCTTGAACCATGTATGCCAACCCCAACCGACTACTATACAAAGCATCTAATCCATCCCACGCACAAACGTGAAAAAAGACAGACTGTGTGAGCAATAGATACTGTACAACCTGTACAACCCAGAGACAAACGATAGATACAAGAAAGACAGCAGACAAAGGTGTGCAATCCACACCAACACCGTGTGCAGCCGACTAGAAGCAGGCGGAGACCTGTGGCATGGCTTCGACCGAAACGCCCTGCGAGGATTGTCGCGTCAATGCCGAGAGCTCGTGACGGAGCTTGCGGTTAGTGTTGTGCAGCCTTTGCATTTCAATGAGCCACGATCCACTGTGAAAGCCCGTGAGCTCGGAAAACACCGTATTGGCCGCATCGTTGGCCGTCATCACAGGCACAGACGTACCGTTAGCCTGCGTCGCCGATCCAGTGAGCGAGCCGCTCCccgtctgctgctcttgacgGTGCAGTTGTTGCGATGACGTGTACTGCGCCTCCCTACGCCCAAATTCCTTGCGCTTGGTAGGAACGCTTGAAGATGGCGAAGGACTATTTTGTGCGCAATCAGTTGCGCTCACAGCCCCGGGTCTCTGCTGAACGTGAACAAACGACACCGAATTCGATCGACCGTTGGACGTCCACGGGTAGACAGTCAGCTTGACCGGAGCGTTCTGGCCCGAAGCGCTACTTTCGTAGTGATCCTGCACAGAGATGCATCGACCACTGCGCAGAGCGTCCAAGAGGTCCGACGAACTTGTGACCATCGGCAAGTCGCGAACGTGGCGGCCGAGCAGGTTGATATCCTCTATGCCCAAGATCTTCTGAATGGGACCCGTGGAGCCCAGAAAGATGCCGTTGTGAGAAATCTTGAGCCAGGCCGATAGCTCGGTGGTCAAGAGGTCCTGACGTACGTCGGTCCACGGCAGCATGGGAACAGGGTGAGGACGGCCGGAGCAAACGACGACTTTGCGATGCTTGGGAGGATCCACCGACACACGACCGGTGGTCTCGATCAGGCTAAAGGTACCGTTCTTGCATGACATGCGCATGATGAGGTCAACGCGACGATGAGCCTTGACAGCGGTCGAGTTGTATGCGTCAGGGTCTTGCTCATCGCCCGATGGCAAGGTAATGGCTTCCTTGAGTTCGCGCGAAAAGGGACCAATGTCGGCAGGGTGGCAAAAGTCGACAAGAGGTCGGCCAATGATTTCTTCGGGGTGGAAACCCAGAATACGTTTAACTGAGGGCGAAATGTAGAGGACAGTGCCCTTGAGCGAGAGCACAAAGACAAGATCATGCGAGTGCGCAATGACAGCATCCATCCAGGAATCCGCATCATCAATAGAGGCAGGCATGTTAGCGTCTTGGAAAGCCAATTCATCGACACCGCTGATGGAGCCGCGGTGAGGTCGACGATGATTGGGCGTAAGCGGCGTTTTGGGCACTTCGGGCGAAGAGTCTAGGTGTGGCAACGAAGGATCCGGAGCCGAGTTCAGACGTCGACGGTTCTTGATGGGAGAGGGCGGTGGGTGCTCCGACCCCATGCTTGTTGCATATATACTTGGCGGAGACCTGGCCATGAGGCTGAGACGGCGTCGTTGCTGGATGGTGAGACCGTTGTTGTGAGTGCGAGCAGCGATATGCGCGGATGCATCGGGTCGGCCAATGGCATCAGCGCTGAGAACCGAGCGACTGAGGCTAGAGGCAAGCGAACGTGGGCCCGAGTGGCCCGCATTCAGAATGTTGCTGTCCTTGACGAGATcggcgagatgagcagcatGACCCGAGGCAATGTTGGTGTGGTAACCAGTGAGGGTAGTGTTAGGGAGTAGAGGCGAAGGCTGCGAAACAAAGCTAGCGGGACTAAGCTGGGGAGTGGCACCAACATTCTTGGCTGCAGCATCGATAATTTCCATCATGTCGTTGACGCGCATGGAGCTATCAGGAATGGCTCCGAAAGGGTGAAATACATCGCCCCGCAAGCTTCCAGCATCGGATGGAGTTTGGATACTTGCATGTGACAAACTCGGAAGCATTGAATCGGACAGCATCGCGTACGTGCTATCGAAATGCTCGGCGGATGAAGGGATGTTGGCAGCGAAGTTCAAAGGAGGGGGCCAAGCATTGCTCGACTTTGTAAAGAAATCGGTATGGTACTGGCTCGAAACGCTGGGCGATACACCAAGAAGCCCCGAGGGTGAGCAGGTGTAGTTGGAAGCATCAGAGCCGCTAAGCGATCGTGAGACTGTGTCAGGccaggcagcagcaaaagcTCCGGGATCCATTGTGTCGTCACCATTGTTGTTATTGGTAACGCTGCAAGTGTTGGTGTTATCGGCAGGGGTGTTGAAAAGCGAGTTCATCATCTTGTCGGTGTCGACAAGATCCAGAGGATTGATGTCAGACCAGTTTGAGTGCATGGCAGGAACGGACGGCATTTATTGATCTTGCaagcgaggatgacgatATGGTGTCTTGGTGTTCGAGGCGATACGGCAATGCCAAGAGTGAGCAAAAGGAGCTGGCTGAATTGGTGCGTTGCAGAATGGTGCAATAAAAAAGACGCAATCAGGAGGCAAAAGGAGCCAGGTGAAAGCGAAATCTGCCTGAAAGGAGGCGGCTTGTCCAGTCGAGATAATGTCTAAAAAGAAGCGTAGTGAGCTGAGCGCGGATTAGAAGTAGTAAAGGCGGATGAAGGTTGTCCTCTATTTCTAAAAGACCGCTAGTTGGCGCTGTGTTGATGACGTATCGAGGCAAGCTATGACTTTACGATCATCAGAACCAGGTGTGCGGATGAGCAATGATGACACTGGGGTGTACGCAACGTACAACGGCAAAGTTGTCGAGAAGGGTCGACGCTGTCAATGGACGTAGAAAGGGTCTGAATAGAGACCACTGAATTGGCGTGAAAAGGTCTGAATGGAGACCAGATGTGTGTGCGAGATGAGTTGATGGTGGGGAAGACGGAAGGAGAGCCAAGTCGAGTGTGGTGTTGATAATCGCGAATATCTCGGAGGCCAGTCACGGGTGCTGTCGAGATACTGTGACTGTAGGCAGCAGACGGCAGACGGCAGACGGCAGTCGCGGTTGTCACAGCGCGAAGAGCAAAGGGTGTGCGTGCGCCCAACCTTGCCACCGTGAACGGGTTTTTGTTGAATGCGCATGTTCAGGTGAGCCAAGACACCGCAGCTGCTTTGCCAAAGCGAGCAAAACGGCTACAAGCCGGGGAAAGCTCCGGACGGCAGTCTACCTGTCACGTCGGAGAACGGAAGCAGACTCATGATTTGGCGACTGCAAGATTTCGAGGCACAATGGTGCAGACAGGGTCCGAGGGTCTGAAGGGTCGGAAGGGTCTGAGGGGTCTGAGGGGTCTGAGGGGTCTGAGGGGTCTGGGGGGTCTGAGCGTTTGGCGCGAGTGGCAAATTGGAAAATTTTCGAtgcattcacaattcacgattgtttcAATCAtatcacaatcacgaatttcacgaatcacagaacGTTGCTGCGGCTAGACCGTGCGCGTTTGCGTGTTGGGGTTCCAGAAGTCTAGGCAACGTACTGTAAGAGTGTCCATGGTAAAATCACGGATATGAACCAATTatgaatcaagaatcgatTTCAGGCGCGGTCGCAGAGCCAAGCACAGACAATCACGAGATCATGGGTGACTGAAAAATAGAAGCAATCACGGCAaagcgcgcgcgcgcgccacactcacaactctcACACTCGACCGTTTACCTACGTGCTATCACGACTTGCGCCGTGCCAGTCAAAGAAGCCGGAATGTGAGCGTGGGTAACGAGCCGCTCGCTTGCTACACGTTTTGGCCTTAGAACTGTCGCCTCTGAAGCGATACGCGCTTGGCGACGTGCGAGTAGGCGCGAGATGTAAACTTTAGCCCTCGAAACTGCTCGTGGCTTGGGTTCCAAAATATTTTGACTGAGTGAAATAAAGTATCCACAAATCCATCACCGAATAGTGAATACGCACGACTCAGACTCTCGTGACTATCTCACTCACACATGACTACTCAATTGCCGTTGTGAGTCCATCAACAgcgagagtcgtgagttaaGCCATCCTTGTTTCTCAACTTGGCGTGGATGCGCAGCTTGAGGAGGAGACATTCAAGCGTTCCGCTGTCGTATACGTCACCTTGGCATGCCGTCGCCTTTCTGACATCAGAACTGAGCTTTTACCGCACCCTACGATGCAGGGTTCAGATgatccgagtcgtgagttgctcACTGCAagacactcacgaatcCTATGCGGCTGGTTGTGTAGCAACTCTTTCGGTGCAGCGGTTTGCATCAAGTCGTGAGCCTGTTCAGACTGGCCATACGTGCGTCTTCTCCGACACGTTTGGGTGTGAGAGATGTGCAAAGTTTCAGCACTCACAGATTCAAATTCACGACTATGCtttacagtcacgagtgtatGTCAAGACTCGGTGCACGGTGCAGAGTGACGCATCTCGGCCGTTACCTCAAGAGGTTGTAAACGTTGGAAAATTGTGCATATAACGTTAGAAGGCATGGCGTGAAGTGATGATTTGTGGTGACTCGGGTTCTATATGGACAATCTTCGAACGCACTGTATTTGCGACACAATCCGCGGTTGAGCCGACGCTGGCTGAGCTTCCGTCGGGTACTCACCACACATGAACACTGTTTTTCGCCACTCCACTCGTGCTATCATTCAGTGGCGTCAGCGGCCAACCTGATTAGCCGATCACAGCTTGGTCAATGACAGCCGCAACAAAGGCCTGTCAGCTGCTCAAAGAACACCTTCGTTCTCACTATaacaagctcgtcatgAGGCAACTGTTATGAGGTTAATGTAGGTAGCGCACAACACATATCGAATTGTCCTCGTGTGTGGAAAAAGGCGACAAGGGCCAACCTGGAATCACACTTTCCTACGCTTGCTAGTGGGCACCCTCGCCACGccctcgtcctcgccctcgtcctcgtccagTTTCAGTGAACTAGCTTCGGAAGCAGGCATCTCGACGTCCAGCTCGGAAGGTGCGTCACTACCAGGCGCGACAATGCTCACGtgttcctcctcctcctcctcgttcACCACCTGCTCTTCCTCACTTCCATCGGTACGGTCGCGCTTCTGACTCGTTCTCTCACGCGTGGGCAGCACACGATCGCCCCGAGCAGGCAAcccatcgtcgtcctctgACAGCTCACCACCGCTGTCCGACACTTCCGGCGACTTGCGGCTCGGTACCACCTTTGCCGGCGCAAACAGCGTGCTTTTGGCCGCGATTTTGAGCAATCTCTTTTCGTACGACCGGTGAGCATCCCATGCCTTGGCAGTCGGCGCGATTTGCACGTTGGCAGCGCGATACGCTCGATCCATCgcgctcttgatcttcACTGCGTCCGTAGGGCTCGCAGTGAGCAGCAGGTTCGCCATGCCTTTGTAAAGCGCAGGCATCCGCTGGCGTACCTTTTTGTTGCCCTGGCGTTCGGCTGCGGCCGCTTTTTGCGCAATGTGCTCGCTTGCACGGCTGTGCAGCGAAATCAGGCAGCGTgcgtcgatcttgcgcaGCGCGGTGAACCCTGCTCCACGCACCACAAGCGCATTTGCAAGCTGTCGAGATAACGAGATGAAACgcgcttcagcagcagagtcGCCTGAGTCGAGGTACAGCTCAAACGCTTCCCGCAGTGAATCCCAGATGCAACTCTCGACGATCACGGCTCGGTTGTAGCCACCAAAAATGGCCTCTTCCTTGAGCACCTCCACCAATGCCTTGCAGCACGAATCGTAGATCGCTCCCAGCCGTCCAAACTGGATCAGCACCACCGTCGAATACTTGGCATCGATCACACCGACGCGAATGGCAGATGCAAAGGTGCTGATCAACGAGCAGAATGTGTGCTCCGCTTCGAGTTGTGCTTGATTGGGGCGCTCCAatcctgctgcagcagccgatCCGTTCGGCGCCGCTCCTTTCGATGATGGTTTTTTCGatttcttgctcttgcttgcgCCTCGACTACGCGAAGCCTTGGGTGTCgcctcggcatcctctTCGTTATCTTCGGTCTCatcttcttgctcgccatcgtctCCATCGCtgtcttcttcctcgtcaGAATCGCCTTGTGTCGCATTGTTTAGCACGCCGGACTTTTCGATGTAGCGCTCAATCTCGGCTTCAATAAACTGAGTgcagtgctgctgcacttcAGCATTGCATGTGAGAGCCAACAGAGATGGAAGAAGGGGACCAGAACGATGCTGTGCGACGTCTTCTTCTGCGGCTGCCATGGGCGAATCGTCGCCTGTCTTCaccgcagctgcaggtgcTTGCTTAGGAATGGCGGCGTAGAGCATGTGGATCGTCGCCAGCTTTTCAAACGCAACGCGTTGAACGCCCACGCATGCTTGCGACTGGGTGCTAGCAACAAATTCCTCAAACAAGCTGAGCGCCGTCGTGCGCTTAGCCAGCAACGCTTCTGCCAATGCCGCTTGCGTTCCGGCTTCGGGCATGATCACCTGTCGCGTCTTCCACATGATATGAAGTGCCAGCACCGCCATGGCGTCACGGACCAAGCCATCTTCCTCGTTATAAGCCAAGCGACCGCGTCCAGCAATACCAAGCACGATCTCCCAGCCACTAGTGGCCTGGCCATTTTCATCGTCCTCGAGTGCATCGCTGGTGTTGATCACCTGACTCACCAAATGTAGGCGGAGCATGTTAGCGGCTAGCAAGTGAACTTCGTCCTCACTGAAACCGGCCGTCTCAACATCGCGGTCACTGACGGTCTCTCGAAGCGAAGAGACCAGCCCCTCTTCCAGCGCTGACAGCTTCGTACTGTTGATTGCGGACTGGGATGTTGTGGCAACCATCTTCTGCAAAGTCTGTACGCCATGCTTGAGAACGAGCGGCTCGACGTGACGCTGAATCTGGTTGGACACGTCGTCCCAGAGCGCCTCAAAGGCGGCTGTCTCTTGAAGTTCGGTGTACATCTCGAGATCCATGACTTGTGGAAGCAGCAAAAGATCGGCAATTCGTGGCGCATCGGTGCGATACTTGGCAAGAAGCTTAGGCAGAGCCACGATCATAGCGCGTGTGACCTCCTCCTTCGTATtgtcctcgtcatcgtcgataAGCTCAGCGCTGGCGTACGTCTTTCGGAGGATAGCCACcagcgcttccaccaaTACGGCTTCCTCTTCCGGTTCAAGGCGGTATACGGCGGGAGCGGCGTTTTCGGTAGCGACACTGCCTTTGCTGCGACCCGCTGCGGATTTGCTCGAGTGGtcgagcaaaagcagaTCGATGAGCGGCTTCCAGTGCTGCAAGTCGTCGACTGCATCCCATAAGGCCTCGACTGCCATGCCGACGCGACCGTCCTTGGCGCCGTCGATCACGACGCTAAGCTCGTCAGATCCGTTGCGCTCGGCAGTGCTTGTAGAGGTGGCAGACTCTTGAGCGTCAAGACGATGACCATACTTgacaagaagctcggcgagACACTTGAAGCGAAGCTTGgcctgctcctgctgctgctcttcagCATGCTTCcccttcttcttggacgCCACCGAAAGACTCCCAAGCTCGCTGGCGCCTTGGCtgaccatctcgtcgagaaTGTTGGCGAGGAAGCTGGCGACAGCGTTGCGGATGCGAGGCTCGACGTCAAAAATATGTGTTGCCAGCAAGTCGCGCTGCTCATCTTCGAGGAGGTCGTGTTTGTCGATCGTGACCAGCACGTTGATGGTCGCAATACGGACGCCCAACTCGACGTCGCTCGTGGCCATCTGCACAAGGCGACCCTTGAAGAGCTCGGTAAACGTGCGGATAGGGTTGACAAAGTTGTCGCGGGTATAGAGGCCAGTCATGGCATGCACAGCAGCCATGCGTACATTTGCATCGACATCGGACAGCACCCAGCCAATGTAACGAAAGTAGGAGCTCTGTAGGTATTGAGTAGGACTTTTCTTCATCCATGAGCCGAGCGTTTCGACGCATTCGGAGCGGATGCCAGCATCAAAATCGCGGAAACGGTGGACAAAGACCGAGTTGATGACTTCGTTGATGTATTCTTCGAGACGCGCCTTGAGCTttcgcgattcgagcaCTTTGCTTTCGAGATCCTTGAGTCGACTTTTGTCAGTGCGtgcctttttcttctcaGCATCGCGCTGCTTTGTGGCGGTGGAGAGGTCCTTGGTGGCTTGTGTACTGACTTCATTGAGCGCTGAGACGGTCCAGAGAGCAACGACGGTAGCCGTGTGACGGAAAGAACGCagcgaagaggaagacATGGCCGAGACCCATGCCTGGAAGGGCTCCATGAAGCCGTCGGCAGTCAGGACCTCGGCTTCGTAGGCGCTCATTACCAAGCGGTGGAGGAACTCGTTGAGCGATTTTCGGAACGACTTGAAGGATTTGCTCCTGGAGACAATTGGATAGGAAGGAATGGGTTGCTTCTTGAAAGCTTCCTGGAGCTCCTCAAGGGTGTCGACTACGTTGTCAATGTCGATGACCTGGTTTTCGTCCACGCTTCCATTGCAACCGCAGGCACGAATGACAAAgttgacgagctgcgccaAAGCGCGTCCCTCGTGATCTGAAAAGGAGACGACCCAGTCCTCGGCGGTGGATTGTAGCGCCGAATTGGGATCCTTGACGGCATTGAAGATGTCGTTGTCTTCGTTGATGGGGAGTTCGTCTCTGCTGGCAGCTGTACGGGATTTTGCGCCAGAAGGCGTCGCTGTGGCGGTTCCGGCCCTTGGTCGAGAGGAACCGGAACgcttggcggtggtggtggcggagCGCGGCGTTTTCGTGGCGAGGTTCCTGCTGGCGCCTGCTGCCTTCCTAGCGCGCGGTGTCGCGGTTGGTTTTTTGGCCTTGGAAGTGCTAGCGACCGAGCCTCGGGgcgctttcttcttttGACGGGAGCCAAAGTCGccgtcgttgtcgtcatcctcgtctgGCATCTCCTCGTCTGACTCTGATTCATCCTCGCTGGAGTCACCGCCCTCGCCTTCTGAGGAAAGCTCGGTCAACGATCCGTCAGAGTCATCTACGTGGTTGAATGCGGTGGCAGAGGGTGTGGAGTCGACAGCACGGCTGCCACCTGACGAGTTGGCATTTCGTGATGTGGTGCGCGCCATGGTAGCAGATGATCGAATGCCACCCGGATGTCAGGTGTGGAATGGGCCGGGAGCGGAGCCGTCCTGGGGGAGACGCGTGTGCGCAAAGCTCTCAAGGGAAACAAATAGGGTTCTGGGGATGGAGTGCCGGTCGTTGCGGTGTGCCGAGGGCAGGGTATTGGGCAATACGCCTTGTCGATGTTCGTCGTTGGATCAAAACGTGGGGGTCAACGAGACAAGGTCAACGAGACAAGGTCAACGAGACAAGGTCAACGAGACAAgattgatgatgatgagcacgaggatgatgatCGATCGCCTGACGGattcgtcgagctgagcaatCAAGCTGAGCCTGGCGCTGAGATGCGCGTGAGCTGtgctgaatcgtgaatgtctgTCTCTCTTACACGCGAGAGcgcagattcgtgattgtgattgattcacgactcacgagtcgtgactgtgactttAAGAGAGGACGCGCCAAAATTCTTCGAACTtgaaagtcgtgagttgctcATGCAGACACTCAGTTGGTGAAAGTGCCATTTCTAAGCTCTCTTCGCGTCGCGCTCGCGTCTCAGCCATTTTCTTCgtccaacactcacgactcactcacgactcgagacACATCAGATCGGGGTTTTCTGGATTAAACTGGATCGGCTCCACTTGTTcagcgaatcacgaaaatcTGTGAATCCTGATGGATGAGATGGATGCTATGTCGTTGTAGGCTCGCTTGTAAGGTTGTGATGAAGCCGAGTCTTGGCTCACATCTTCATTTGACTCTGGTTGTTGATCGGAAGAAGCGCACTGTACAAAAGTCAATCTTgactcgagcagcttggttgATGTCGCTTCGCCAACGTGCAAGTATAGCGAATTCTGATCGGACGACAGCCGACACGACGACATCCACCTCATCGGACCAGCCGAGTGCAGCCGTTCACGATGGAGTCTCTTCGAATAGAGCGCCACAGAAGCGCATCCGACTGAACCGTGTTCTGGGGCGCATCGTGCCCATCATTCTGCTCGTCTACATTTGCTACGCCTACGACCTTGTGGTGCATCGGTATGCAATCCGATATCTTTACGTTCAGCAGAAATGCACTTTGCTGCCGTTGCTATGGCTGTTTCCCACGCACGCGCTGTTTCTATGGTCACTACGTTGTTACCTCTGCGTGTTCTTTGCCCACAGCAAAACTCAGACTTGTGGTGGTCTGACGTGGCTGCACAACAGATTGGGCACCTGCTTTCCTTCGCCCGACGAATCACAAAGGCTGGAGGAGAAGCATCTCGCACAAGCCATCTCCGCTTTGCTACCATCCGAACGCTCGGATGTGAGAGTGTCGCTCTGCCAGTCGGACGGCCAACCCATCCGTTGCAATCGGGACAACTGTCGTGGCCGAATCAAGTGCTTCCGAACACGACACTGTGGAGATTGTGGCACTTGTCGTGTCGGCTTCGACCATCACTGCGCCTGGTTCGATAACGACATCACTGCCCCTTCGACCCTGAAACACTTTATCGGATTTCTGCTTTCTATACCCCCACTATACCTTGTTGCTTTCGGACCTATCTTTCCAACCGCTTGGAGAGTGGTCAGGCAGATTCACGTTTTTGCGTTCAGTGATACTCATCTCCGAGAGACGTGGTGGCAAAGGTGGTACAGCTGGATCGGCGGACCTGCATTCCGCTGGATATTCGGGTTCGGCATGGCTGCCACCAAGTGGAGTAGCATGGCAGAGGAGAGGCTACCGCACGAAACACCAAGAGCTCCTGTGTTGGTCGCGTTGGGTTGGGTATTTGCTTTCGTCGCAAGTTCTCTGGCCACTTCCTCACTTATGCATCTGAGGCATGGAAGATTGACGGTCGATGTGGAGAGGGAAAGGGCGTTTCAGAGGCTTCAACAGCGGCTGGCGAAGCTGCGCAAGGAGGAACAACAGACAAACCAGACAAAGACCGCTGCTCTTCGGCAGAAGATCGACTCGTTGGCGCCTGTGCTGTATATCAAATTGTCCTGGATCGAGCCCGAGGCGACAgagagacacgagaggATCGTAACAGTCTCTACAGACGAAGGTCTGTTGTCTCAAGGTTCTCCCTGGTCCAACCTGCGGCGCTTCTTGGGGAGGACTACTGATACAAAGCCAGCTTGGTCGTTACCGGACAATGCGCTACAAATTGCCCTTCAGAAATCTTCCTTGCTTTCGGCCGCTCACTAATCTTGAATGTACTTTTACTATACAAATGGACAAGATGATACACAGCCCACATACAGAACAGGAAGAAAACAGATTCGAAACGACTCGAGGTTCGCTTGCATTTGCCAGTGCACAGAACAGGCTGGCGGTCGTGCTCATCGGTACCTCCCGCGACCAGCACCACCATAGCCAGCGGCACCTCTCCTCGCGCCGCCTCCCACCGGAACATTGGCACTTCGAATACAGTCAATAATGTCCTCTGGTTTGAACATGGGCCCATCGAACAGTTGAGCGCTCGGCAGCATCTCCATAAACACCAGCACGCTCTCCGGGAACTCGTTCCATGCATCTCTTGGGCCAGCCACCTGCTGACCAACAGCTTGGTTGTTGAACGCAGCCGGCGCGGGCGAGGCAGAGTCTCGTTTGAATTTCTTCACCGGCGGTCCACCAGCGCCACCAGCGCTTGAAGACGCACCGGGTCGTGCCCAATCACCCGAAGTGTCATCCTGAGCACTCTCAGCTGCGAGGCGCTTCATCTCTTGCATCGTTTTACGCCTCGGGCCTTCCTCAGCGCCGCCGTCCTTCGCAGCTTCCACGGCGCGGTCTGCCGCACTCGCGCCGGCCATGGCCGCTCGGATACCCAAGTCGCGCGGTCCGACCAGGTCCAAGTCCATGTACGAACTGCGTGCAATGAAACGCTTGGTCGCTGGCTCGTCCGGATACGTCTCTGCCAATCGCGACTCGAGTTTTTGTATGGCAACGCTGTCGCCAAAGTTGTATTCGTACTTGGCCCATCGCTCCCAGATAGGGCGAGCGCGTTCAGGCGCAAACGTGCCAATAACTCGCTCAAACAGTGCGCGTGCGTTGCTGTCATCGTTCATCGAGATGAGAAAGTCTAGATAGCGCACGACAAACGCTTCGTCCGAACCAAACGTCTTGAGTGCAAGCTCAAATACTTTTGTGGCCACGACTGCGTCTTTGGAGCAGTGGTACTCCATGAGCGCACTCGCTTCAAACACCTGCCAAGTGCAGTGCGGGCTCTTACGAGCTCGGCTGAACACACTACGTGCAGGTCGAATGCCCTCGGTACGTCGCAAAAAGTGCATGTACTTGATCCAGACTAGTGCACTTGCTTCTTTGAGACCCTCGATCTCTggtttggctgctgcttgcaaCTCCTGTTTTCGTATCTGCAAGAGCTCGCCCGCTTtgcgctctcgctcgcgctcctcgccatcgacatCCACATCACCGTCTCCTTCGTTGGCACGGCGAGTAGCCGCCTGCGCTTTCGTCCTGTCTGCTTCCAAGTCAACGGTCTTGAGGTCTTGTTGCAGTTTGGCCTGACGCGCGTCAATCTGGGCGTGAACGTGATCCAAGAGGCCGTCAaacacagcagcacagtcGCTCGTAGATTTTCTCGcttcgccaagctcggcgtAGGCAAAGTGAAGCAGAAAGCTGCCGGGACAAGCCTCCATGCCGTTCTTGAGCCATGTGgcagcctcgtcgacgcGCAAAATAGATACCAGATACCGCGAAGCAAGGTACCACACCTCCGGGTAGAAGCGAAGATACATGGTTGCTCTGCGATACGCACTGGTAACTCGCGCTTGCAAAATGGCTACGTCTTCGAGTAGCAATGGGTTCGATTCTTCCCACTTGAGGTACTCGATCCATGCATCCGCCTGCTGACGTTCGCGCTGCCACTGGGCTGgatcttgagctgcatcgccagcaagagcagaTGTAGTCCATACAGGCACacgaggcagcagaggctTCACGAGCGGATCGCTGTAGGCTT
Coding sequences:
- a CDS encoding cleavage polyadenylation factor subunit RNA14 (related to RNA14 - component of pre-mRNA 3`-end processing factor CF I), whose product is MSAEASEAHEAQVKMEVSADQESEIAAVQQIASVGVSADADADADADADADADADADADADADADADADLDADADADADADADADAEADVDHDDKPDAEGDVEVQTDSIAADVKAASENEPAQSANAKMDESQATPQPMAESKLDDHQQQDSQLVSPQAGSSNQPPQPHKYMTVEQRKQLFEERIRIDPRDGEAWLNLIEEAQSREDMAATRALYDRFFKVFPNQARQWLAYLDLELAHSNFAQVEAIFNQCLRTTPSVDLWKFYLSYTRRVNPLAPSTGAEEDPAREQTRRVLEGAYEFALRFIGNDKDSGSIWTDYILLIKEREARGGWKEGQKMDDLRRVYQRAVSVPLTNIETIWKDYDAYENGLNKLTAKKFLAERSPAYMTARRVLRDLKAYSDPLVKPLLPRVPVWTTSALAGDAAQDPAQWQRERQQADAWIEYLKWEESNPLLLEDVAILQARVTSAYRRATMYLRFYPEVWYLASRYLVSILRVDEAATWLKNGMEACPGSFLLHFAYAELGEARKSTSDCAAVFDGLLDHVHAQIDARQAKLQQDLKTVDLEADRTKAQAATRRANEGDGDVDVDGEERERERKAGELLQIRKQELQAAAKPEIEGLKEASALVWIKYMHFLRRTEGIRPARSVFSRARKSPHCTWQVFEASALMEYHCSKDAVVATKVFELALKTFGSDEAFVVRYLDFLISMNDDSNARALFERVIGTFAPERARPIWERWAKYEYNFGDSVAIQKLESRLAETYPDEPATKRFIARSSYMDLDLVGPRDLGIRAAMAGASAADRAVEAAKDGGAEEGPRRKTMQEMKRLAAESAQDDTSGDWARPGASSSAGGAGGPPVKKFKRDSASPAPAAFNNQAVGQQVAGPRDAWNEFPESVLVFMEMLPSAQLFDGPMFKPEDIIDCIRSANVPVGGGARRGAAGYGGAGRGRYR